In a single window of the Deltaproteobacteria bacterium genome:
- a CDS encoding 4Fe-4S dicluster domain-containing protein → MTMEFFVDPSRCIGCQACFHACAECESHRGLSMIHLDFVDRSSSPQTTPTVCMHCEDPTCAKVCPADAIKQTAEGIVQSALKPRCIGCSNCVLSCPFGVPRYLPAQDQMMKCDMCYDRTSVGLAPMCATVCPSGALYYGPRETIEKSRRETPINSFTFGRRVVKTKVNMMVGNGAEELDIDVASFMLGIRGWQEKGSGI, encoded by the coding sequence ATGACCATGGAATTCTTTGTTGATCCCTCGCGCTGTATTGGCTGTCAGGCCTGTTTTCATGCCTGCGCGGAGTGCGAAAGTCATCGCGGATTGTCGATGATTCACCTCGACTTTGTTGATCGTTCGAGTTCACCGCAAACGACACCAACCGTCTGCATGCATTGCGAGGATCCGACCTGCGCGAAAGTGTGTCCGGCTGATGCGATCAAACAGACCGCCGAAGGCATAGTGCAATCCGCGCTAAAGCCGCGCTGCATTGGCTGCTCGAACTGTGTGTTGTCTTGTCCGTTTGGTGTACCGCGCTACCTACCCGCGCAAGATCAGATGATGAAATGCGACATGTGTTACGATCGTACGTCGGTTGGGCTCGCGCCAATGTGCGCAACTGTTTGTCCGAGCGGCGCGCTCTATTATGGTCCACGCGAGACAATCGAAAAGAGCCGCCGAGAAACACCAATCAACTCTTTCACCTTTGGCCGTCGCGTGGTCAAGACTAAAGTCAACATGATGGTCGGGAATGGGGCTGAAGAGTTGGACATCGATGTGGCAAGCTTCATGCTGGGGATTAGGGGTTGGCAGGAAAAAGGCTCTGGGATTTAG
- a CDS encoding MFS transporter, with the protein MNARKSTTDIFSTLALDRAACTAALIVGGLVTLFIAIGSQWLRHFDWMLLHYAIASVFAFAASTYRIVLWLRRPPTQRYWQQNWRLFRAGGIKNSLQIGKLLFNSVGAQKFIAQRSRYRWIMHLCLSWGGMLAFALTFPLVFGWVHFETPADDLNKYHVVFFGMKVQEFSIHSLIGFITFNMLNIAAVIMLVGVLMALYRRLTDGGAIALQRFSNDIAPLLLLLVVAASGLGLTISAHFMNGRGFPFIAATHAASVIILLLSLPFGKLFHIFQRPAHIGVGLYKHAGQMGAQAHCGRCGEAFASQMHVDDLKQVFAELGMDAQLDGPVSHYQEVCPPCRRRLLALNQGKTMTAVKMQWVGIEAALNGRNGEWENGRENREELLSPIPPLTHSPIRSATDSHVDTPAA; encoded by the coding sequence ATGAATGCGCGGAAATCAACTACGGACATCTTCTCCACCCTAGCGCTCGACCGTGCGGCCTGTACTGCGGCGCTGATCGTGGGCGGACTCGTCACACTGTTTATCGCCATCGGCTCGCAGTGGCTTCGACATTTCGACTGGATGCTGCTGCACTACGCAATCGCCTCAGTCTTCGCTTTCGCCGCCAGTACCTATCGCATTGTCTTATGGCTGCGACGTCCACCGACTCAACGCTACTGGCAACAGAACTGGCGTCTGTTCCGCGCCGGTGGCATCAAAAATAGCCTGCAGATTGGCAAGTTACTGTTCAATAGCGTCGGCGCGCAAAAGTTCATCGCGCAACGCAGCCGCTATCGTTGGATCATGCATTTGTGTTTGTCGTGGGGTGGGATGCTCGCCTTCGCCCTCACCTTCCCGTTGGTGTTCGGGTGGGTGCATTTCGAAACCCCTGCCGATGATCTGAATAAATATCACGTCGTGTTCTTCGGCATGAAAGTACAAGAGTTTTCCATTCATTCACTGATCGGATTTATTACCTTCAACATGCTCAACATTGCCGCCGTCATCATGCTGGTCGGCGTGTTGATGGCACTCTATCGTCGTCTGACTGACGGCGGTGCAATTGCGCTCCAGCGTTTCAGCAACGACATCGCTCCTCTTCTTCTCCTCTTGGTGGTTGCGGCCAGTGGCCTCGGGCTCACCATCAGTGCGCATTTCATGAATGGTCGGGGATTTCCGTTTATCGCGGCAACCCACGCAGCCTCAGTGATTATCCTCTTACTCTCATTACCCTTCGGTAAGTTATTCCACATCTTCCAACGGCCAGCTCACATTGGGGTCGGGCTGTACAAACACGCTGGGCAAATGGGTGCACAGGCGCACTGTGGACGCTGCGGGGAAGCCTTCGCTTCGCAAATGCATGTTGACGATCTTAAGCAAGTTTTTGCTGAACTTGGAATGGATGCGCAGCTCGACGGACCGGTGTCGCACTATCAGGAGGTGTGTCCACCGTGTCGGCGACGGTTGCTCGCGCTCAACCAGGGCAAGACGATGACTGCAGTTAAGATGCAGTGGGTAGGAATTGAAGCAGCGCTGAATGGGAGAAACGGAGAGTGGGAGAACGGGAGAGAAAATAGAGAAGAACTTCTTTCACCCATTCCCCCACTCACCCATTCCCCCATTCGTTCTGCTACCGATTCCCACGTGGATACTCCAGCAGCGTAA
- a CDS encoding ubiquinol-cytochrome c reductase iron-sulfur subunit: MDTHSHTLSSPVASNMTNQPLTPNPHPPAFPIPWEDEQTVTRRNFMSFVLLLSTTLLASTGLLGLVNWFQRRSTAQFTPALIATVNDVPIASAKLFSYPTAHDPCLLIRLAENQFVAYSQKCTHLSCPVIYQAQKNEFFCPCHAGRFAVDDGRVLGGPPQRPLPRILLNVKGHEVWATGVHV; this comes from the coding sequence ATGGATACACACTCCCATACTTTATCATCTCCGGTTGCATCAAACATGACAAACCAACCCCTAACCCCGAACCCCCACCCCCCAGCTTTTCCCATTCCCTGGGAAGACGAACAAACCGTTACACGCCGTAACTTCATGTCGTTCGTCTTGCTACTTTCGACCACGCTTCTAGCGAGCACTGGCCTCCTTGGGCTCGTCAACTGGTTTCAGCGGCGATCAACTGCGCAGTTTACTCCCGCATTGATCGCTACAGTGAATGATGTACCGATCGCAAGTGCGAAGCTGTTCTCCTATCCAACTGCCCATGACCCGTGCCTGCTCATTCGTCTCGCAGAGAATCAGTTCGTCGCCTACAGTCAGAAGTGCACTCATCTTTCGTGCCCCGTGATTTATCAAGCGCAAAAGAACGAATTTTTCTGCCCGTGTCATGCTGGGCGGTTTGCGGTCGATGACGGACGTGTGCTTGGTGGCCCACCGCAACGGCCGCTTCCGCGCATCCTACTCAATGTGAAAGGCCACGAAGTGTGGGCGACTGGAGTCCACGTATGA
- a CDS encoding ubiquinone/menaquinone biosynthesis methyltransferase, with translation MSKQQPTEVGPQSTIHTPQSVPESPQSAIRNLQLPGALPSTDDKAVYVRTMFDRIAPRYDALNRLFSFQLDQRWRRQTIRTVAITSQDVVVDLACGTGDLSELAAQTGARVIGVDFAGNMLVGARRRGIKASFVQADAGCVPLPDASTTVVLSGFALRNFVSIPVALAEAARILKPDGRMALLEVDTPANVVLRWGHQFYFNRVVPFVGGLLSDRQAYAYLPKSVSYLPSPSEFRAMIEQAGFQQVVRHPLSGGIAQLIVAQRR, from the coding sequence ATGTCTAAGCAACAACCCACAGAAGTTGGCCCACAATCCACGATCCACACTCCGCAATCTGTTCCAGAGAGTCCGCAATCCGCAATCCGCAATCTGCAATTACCAGGAGCTCTTCCTTCTACTGACGACAAGGCGGTGTACGTACGGACGATGTTCGACCGCATCGCGCCGCGCTACGATGCGCTCAATCGTCTATTTTCGTTTCAACTCGACCAGCGCTGGCGACGACAGACGATTCGTACCGTTGCGATAACTTCACAAGATGTTGTTGTCGATCTCGCTTGTGGGACTGGAGATCTCAGTGAACTGGCTGCACAAACCGGTGCTCGGGTGATCGGCGTGGATTTCGCTGGCAATATGCTGGTGGGTGCACGACGACGAGGAATCAAGGCTTCGTTTGTTCAAGCTGATGCTGGCTGCGTTCCCTTGCCAGATGCATCGACGACAGTCGTGCTATCAGGCTTTGCGTTGCGCAACTTTGTATCGATTCCCGTCGCGCTGGCTGAGGCTGCGCGCATACTGAAGCCCGACGGCAGAATGGCACTGCTCGAAGTCGATACTCCTGCCAATGTCGTCTTGCGTTGGGGCCATCAGTTTTACTTTAACCGTGTGGTGCCGTTTGTCGGCGGGCTTCTCTCGGACCGTCAGGCGTATGCATACTTACCGAAGTCAGTGTCCTATCTCCCCAGTCCGTCTGAATTTCGCGCCATGATTGAGCAGGCTGGGTTTCAGCAGGTGGTGCGTCATCCGCTTTCTGGGGGAATCGCGCAATTGATTGTGGCGCAGCGCAGGTAG
- a CDS encoding molybdopterin oxidoreductase family protein gives MAQLPLSEEAFIDRYGPHLNYEPAGGWQVSTTPDRLVKTHCCFCGVQCGIQLKVRDEKVVGFEPWSDFPVNQGKLCPKGVKRYLQNNHPDRLLAPLVRTADGFREAEWDEVLTKVVDNMHRIQQQYGKDAFALLGGASLTNEKAYLMGKFARVALGTANIDYNGRLCMVSAGAGNKMAFGIDRAANPWSDIPLAKCIIVTGSNVGECFPILTNYLWRARDNGAKLIVIDPRMTPIARTADLFLPVRPGRDSALMNGILHVMIERDWLAHQFIAEHTVDFDKVQETVAAYTPQYTAEIAGVPAANIIKAAEMWGEAPTSMLLHARGIEHHTKGVENVLSCINLVLASGRIGRPGCGYGTITGQGNGQGGREHGQRCNQLPGGRDIENLHHRQEIATFWGIEEAELPQKGLTAVEIFDAINEGKIKGLLSISFNPLVSLPNASLTKAALEKLEFYAAIEPFMSETARHADVVLAGSLQEEDEGTVTNGEGRVIRLRQSVKPPANARVDWEIIIDIAHRLGKKSFFPYHKAEDLFSELTRASAGGPIDYAGITYKRIEDNKGVFWPCPNPQHPGTPRLFEGGKFAHPDGKARFHAIQYRPPAEDIDAEYPILMTSGRVVSQYLSGTQTRRIGPLVDQYPSPQVEIHPMLAQKIGIKSGDTVHVESRRGELYLPALVVKTIRPDTIFIPYHWPGARSANRVTNRVLDPISKIPEFKVCAVRINRVDFGMRIADCGLAKTDNTLSLDGRGLGKG, from the coding sequence ATGGCACAGCTCCCACTCTCAGAAGAGGCATTCATCGACCGCTACGGTCCCCACCTCAATTACGAACCCGCCGGTGGCTGGCAAGTTAGCACCACGCCAGACCGATTAGTGAAGACGCATTGCTGCTTTTGCGGAGTGCAGTGTGGCATCCAACTCAAAGTGCGCGATGAAAAAGTCGTGGGCTTTGAGCCGTGGTCTGATTTTCCGGTCAATCAAGGCAAGCTGTGCCCGAAAGGGGTCAAGCGCTACCTGCAGAATAATCATCCTGATCGCTTGCTCGCTCCGCTCGTCCGCACCGCAGATGGTTTTCGTGAAGCGGAGTGGGACGAGGTGCTAACCAAAGTGGTCGACAACATGCACCGCATTCAGCAGCAGTATGGCAAAGACGCCTTTGCTCTGCTCGGTGGTGCGTCGCTGACCAATGAAAAAGCCTATCTGATGGGCAAGTTTGCCCGCGTCGCGTTAGGCACTGCCAATATCGACTACAATGGTCGGTTGTGTATGGTCTCGGCCGGCGCAGGCAACAAGATGGCCTTCGGTATCGATCGGGCAGCGAATCCGTGGAGCGATATTCCACTCGCGAAATGCATTATCGTCACTGGCAGTAACGTTGGCGAATGCTTTCCGATTCTCACTAATTATCTCTGGCGTGCGCGTGATAATGGAGCAAAACTGATTGTTATTGACCCGCGCATGACACCGATCGCACGAACAGCGGATCTGTTCTTACCAGTCCGCCCTGGACGCGACAGCGCACTGATGAACGGCATCCTCCATGTCATGATCGAACGCGATTGGCTCGCTCATCAGTTTATTGCTGAACATACAGTGGACTTTGATAAGGTCCAAGAAACGGTCGCTGCCTACACTCCGCAATACACTGCCGAGATCGCTGGTGTACCAGCCGCGAATATCATCAAGGCCGCCGAGATGTGGGGCGAGGCGCCGACGTCGATGTTGCTCCATGCACGCGGTATCGAACATCACACCAAGGGTGTCGAGAATGTCCTTTCCTGCATTAACTTGGTGTTAGCCAGTGGACGTATCGGTCGCCCAGGCTGCGGATATGGCACCATTACCGGCCAAGGCAATGGCCAAGGTGGACGCGAACACGGCCAGCGTTGCAACCAGCTTCCTGGTGGACGTGACATCGAGAACCTGCATCACCGCCAGGAGATTGCTACCTTCTGGGGGATCGAAGAAGCTGAGCTGCCGCAGAAAGGACTCACGGCAGTCGAGATCTTCGACGCCATCAACGAAGGCAAAATCAAAGGACTGTTGTCGATCTCTTTTAATCCGCTGGTGTCGCTACCGAACGCGAGTCTCACCAAGGCGGCTTTAGAAAAACTGGAGTTCTACGCGGCAATCGAACCTTTCATGTCGGAAACCGCGCGGCATGCGGATGTTGTCCTCGCTGGTTCACTGCAAGAAGAAGACGAAGGCACGGTCACCAACGGTGAAGGGCGTGTCATTCGCTTACGGCAATCAGTTAAGCCACCAGCCAATGCTCGGGTCGATTGGGAGATCATTATCGATATCGCCCATCGCTTAGGCAAAAAATCATTCTTTCCGTATCACAAAGCTGAAGACCTGTTCAGTGAATTGACGCGCGCGTCTGCCGGTGGACCGATTGATTACGCAGGGATCACCTACAAACGCATTGAGGACAATAAAGGCGTCTTCTGGCCTTGTCCGAACCCACAACATCCTGGCACGCCACGCTTGTTTGAAGGTGGCAAGTTCGCCCATCCTGATGGCAAAGCACGATTTCACGCCATCCAGTATCGTCCACCTGCCGAAGACATCGACGCGGAGTATCCGATCCTCATGACCAGCGGTCGCGTTGTCTCGCAGTATCTCAGTGGCACCCAGACGCGACGGATTGGCCCATTGGTGGATCAGTATCCATCTCCGCAAGTGGAGATTCATCCAATGTTGGCGCAGAAAATCGGTATCAAATCTGGTGATACTGTCCATGTCGAAAGCCGCCGTGGCGAACTGTATTTGCCTGCACTGGTAGTGAAGACTATTCGGCCAGACACGATTTTCATTCCTTATCACTGGCCAGGTGCTCGCTCAGCCAACCGTGTCACTAATCGTGTTCTTGATCCGATCTCTAAGATTCCTGAGTTTAAGGTGTGTGCGGTACGGATCAACAGAGTAGATTTCGGAATGCGGATTGCGGATTGCGGATTGGCAAAGACGGATAATACCCTCTCCCTCGATGGGAGAGGGTTAGGGAAAGGGTGA
- a CDS encoding peptidase: protein MTYCIGIRVNAGMVFLSDSRTNAGLDQISTFRKMMIYEKPGDRFIVMLSAGNLSVSQSIRELLQVEALSRGSETEPLTIWNATNMFDVARVLGATVRRVQHDDGEALQTAGIEFNASLIIGGQIKGEAMRMFLVYSAGNFIEATRETCFFQIGESKYGKPVLDRLIAPSTPLDTAAKCALVSMDSTLKSNLTVGLPLDLLVYREGELRSDQVVCIDDSNPYFHMIRSTWGQRLREVFDGLEDPHWDDSDTPYPLRVPSARYEPMRKIATPSEKIV from the coding sequence ATGACCTATTGCATTGGCATCCGCGTGAATGCTGGGATGGTCTTCCTGTCTGACTCGCGTACGAACGCGGGCTTGGATCAGATCAGCACGTTTCGGAAGATGATGATCTACGAGAAGCCAGGTGACCGTTTCATCGTCATGCTGTCGGCTGGCAATCTGTCAGTGTCGCAGTCGATACGCGAATTGCTACAAGTCGAGGCGCTCTCGCGTGGTTCTGAAACAGAACCGCTGACGATCTGGAATGCGACCAACATGTTTGACGTTGCGCGTGTGCTCGGTGCCACCGTGCGGCGGGTGCAGCACGATGATGGTGAGGCGCTGCAGACCGCTGGTATTGAATTTAACGCTTCACTGATCATCGGCGGCCAGATCAAAGGCGAGGCCATGCGCATGTTCCTCGTCTATTCGGCGGGCAATTTTATCGAAGCGACACGTGAGACCTGTTTCTTTCAGATTGGCGAATCGAAGTATGGCAAGCCGGTCCTTGATCGGCTGATCGCACCGAGCACTCCGTTGGACACAGCCGCCAAGTGTGCTCTGGTGTCGATGGATTCGACGCTGAAATCGAACCTTACTGTAGGCTTGCCACTCGACCTGCTCGTCTACCGTGAAGGGGAATTGCGCAGTGATCAGGTCGTCTGCATTGATGACAGCAACCCGTACTTTCACATGATCCGTAGCACCTGGGGCCAGCGCTTGCGGGAAGTGTTCGATGGTCTCGAAGATCCCCACTGGGATGACAGTGATACTCCGTATCCCTTACGAGTTCCATCTGCGCGGTACGAGCCGATGCGCAAGATTGCCACGCCGAGTGAGAAGATCGTGTAA